In Prunus dulcis chromosome 1, ALMONDv2, whole genome shotgun sequence, the following are encoded in one genomic region:
- the LOC117616689 gene encoding transmembrane protein 50 homolog gives MDVSELWAIFGPGVAGAVFGAGWWFWVDAVVCSSVKVSFVHYLPGIFASLAALMFNCVKKEDIDYSPYEEGEWRLKLWLFIAYVVAFVSLAASVGLLIQDSLVTTGPPVWTGVAGVLQSVFVLISGLIYWTAHPE, from the exons ATGGATGTGTCGGAGCTTTGGGCGATCTTCGGGCCAGGCGTAGCCGGCGCCGTGTTCGGAGCCGGTTGGTGGTTCTGGGTCGACGCCGTCGTTTGCAGCTCCGTCAAGGTCTCCTTCGTCCACTACCTCCCTG GCATATTTGCATCTTTGGCGGCGTTGATGTTCAATTGCGTTAAAAAGGAAGACATTGATTACTCTCCGTACGAAGAGGGCGAGTGGAG GTTGAAGCTTTGGCTGTTCATTGCCTATGTTGTAGCCTTTGTATCTCTAGCGGCATCGGTGGGTTTGCTAATACAGGATTCACTTGTGACAACTGGTCCTCCAGTGTGGACAGGAGTTGCTGGTGTCTTGCAATCAGTTTTTGTGTTGATCAG TGGGCTAATTTATTGGACCGCTCACCCGGAGTAA